Within Hydra vulgaris chromosome 02, alternate assembly HydraT2T_AEP, the genomic segment GCCAAActgtaaaagtttgtttaaaattagtcAGATTTTGTAAAGTTGGCCTGTAGACCTAGGTTGTTGATTGCTTGTTTAGGTTGTAAATATTTGTAGGCCTAAgacaataaaatgaaatttttagggTAGTCTACAATCACTTATCGTATATCAACTTACACCCCATTTTGTTTACTAGACTAGGTACATACCTTAAGAGTATGATGAACAtaacttttatgtatttatactttactttaacatatttatatttatctctGACGGACttactattatttttgctaatttttatttacggatttgcaatatattgcaaattttatttttacatatttagattTCGCATCACCTATCTTGTTATTAATTTGATGAACATTCTgtagtttattattgtaaaatattctctaatttttaaacttaaagaaaactattaacttcatttttataatttattttacctttttcaGGATGTATTTTATGTTGAATCGCTGTCTTAGGTCTGCCGAATCcctttttttgcagaaaaatggtggttccttttttttttgatcctGTTAACTttgattttcaatatttaaagttgCCCAATTTACCATTCTGGCACACCTTCCCCTCCCATTATGTTTCAGTAAAATAGAATCAATCATTAAATTAGTTGAACCCTATTTCAAGAGTACAAGGGTATAATATAGTTGGCAACTGgactattaaaacattattaaatttaaacactaaaatattcttttttattacaataacaatatattgcTATTGTTTTACAAAGAcgaattacaatacaatatttattgttattgtagtgGGTCATTACAATACATATTCTTTTcagatattgttattgttttataaagatgaattgcaatacaatatttattgttattgtattacagAATTACAGTAGTTGTAAATCACAAGTATTGTTAAGAACACAGAAGTTTCAGTGATATTGATAAAGTCAATTCTTCTAGGAGAGTCGTAAAATAAGATAAAGCTACTTTTGgtcatttcttaaatttctcAATCAGTTGATTTTACTCTTGTTTTGAAAGCACCGTGAGTTATGTGCAGAGAACAGCAGTCTATGTCAATAAGTTTAGATAGTTTGTGTTTGTCACACTTGCTTTGAATGTCTCTGTGAAACTTTAAGTTGACACTGGGTCCATCCATAGAGACCTGAATAACCTTGCTGATTAAGATCACTtatcttttcattaaaatgattCAGCAAATCAAGACTGATACTATGTCCCATAAATGAGGAATCCAAATACTTCACTTCAACTTGCATTTTTTTCTCATTCCAATATCAGAtgagtaaattttatttgacaagTTTGAGTTTTCTTGTTGAGGGATTCATCGAAGAACACAACAAGCCAGGGAAACAGGCTCAGCTGTTGTTTAAGTAAAGCTTTGAAATGAGGTCTAAGACCATGAGTGACCATGACCATGACCATGAGAAGACCATGAGAAGACCATGAGAGCTATATCCAACTTTATTTAGTCCCATTTGAAAAGATTTAGCAATCTCTTGGTACAAATTAgttgcatttttgtttaaattgttagaaattttaattaagcaACAATGCAATGCCTGAATAATTTCTGCAcagattttattagaatttgatACAATGAGTTCTAAAGATTGTGGTTTTATAATGTGTCCTTTTGAGAAATCAGTTATCTTTAAAATAGACTATTCCACTGAATTAGGTGAGTTTTTAGcagcaaacaatttaaaaaaataagagaaatTGCTTGCAACTGAAATATGTTTTTCGAAAGTTCAATTGTTTTATGGCATAATTTGCATAATCTTTCCCTTTCATTAGCCAATAATCAAAATGAGGGtaaatgtctttaaattaaaaaccaaattgcgtggtcatataatgGCGTGCGATCACACGCCTTCCTGTGAAACACTGTAggatacttttttaattgtcaaaataaattaatgggTAGCACTAACAAAAACATAATCGCTTAATTGTAAAATGAGTAACTTAGAACTCAATAAGAATTTCCTGACTTTTCCCCGACtatctgattaaaaaaaaaattccctgacttttcgaggttttccatgactttagtcaaaattaactaattttcCAGGTTTTACAGGTACAGTACAAACCCTGTATATATTAGAGGTagtcaaaaaaagtaaattttcaaaTCTAAAAAACCATACCCCCTACATTTGgggtaaatatataaaaataactctcTAAAAGTTTGAGCGCTATTGGATTACCTCTCAAGCCGATAagttaagaagaaaaaaaagaccaAAAAGTGGTCATTTAGGGCATCTTGAGGGAggggcaatttttttttagttttttcttctaCTGTATATTTAGGCCTAGGTTTTTGTTGAAAAGTATATAATGATTTTACTACCccacaaaaagtatttaatgaaaatcatgaaaattggtatttttttgagattttctgttatccctattgttatatatttatattttggtgcaacttttgataatttaccatttttaatttttctaataatttcaGATTAATACATacaataaacatattaaaaatggATGAAGCACAACTTAGGTAAAAAAAAGGAgccttttattataaaaaaaacaaaataagctAATGCaagtagaaatttttattaatattggaATTATTAATAAACCATTGGTCgctaaaatacttatttaagaATGTCTAAATCTTTTCATTTAGATGTACAGCTTTCAAAAGAATCACATATTCTTCagcatttaatatataaacaacagTGTCAACCTGCATCAATatcaaatattattgtttatctcctttaaaaaaagatttttcaagatGTTCAGAGTTTGagcttgaaataaaaaaactttttgtaatttttatttcaaaaacatggttaataaggataaaaaaaaagatggcaAAAAGACAGattgaagattttaaatttttggaagATCAAGAAGGTGAAAGGAAGTTTATTATTGCTTCAGTGGATATTAGTAGAGAAAAAAGGTATTCTatgcttttaattaaataatttagctCTGGTTCAACCTCTGTTAATTTAATCTCTTTTCCgcaaattctaaaattaaaaactaaaactacaaattttctgtaaaatagACAAAAGAAAGCATCAGGCAGAAAATTTGTTCACAGCCAAAGAGTTTAAGAGATGATGTACCCAACAGTGAGCTTATAGACATAATTCTATGCAAGGATTCTTCAATTGAATCTGATTTCAATCAAGGTAATTGGTATCATGTGAAAGTCTCTGAAAACTCAGATAAAGTAATTGCAAAAATTCTAAAAGGTATTTATGTcggtaataatatataaacaataatgcCTAGTTTGGGTAAAATCAATACCAGTAATGTTTCGCTGTCACAGTCTGTGATACATCACCAATTATTTAACAGAAGGTAACAGATGCAATTCTATGCCAATTAGGTGTTGATCATAAAGAAGTTAAAAGCAGCTAGTCTAccacatataaaaaattgaaaaaagaaaatgaaaacatGACAAAACCATTACAAAAGATAATGTTAAAGTAGTCAATGATGCACCTCCATATCCATGTATAATTCATTTTGATGGAAAGTCGTCGTTTGagctaaaaaatagaaaaatagaaaagagTCTTAAAATGACTATTTTAGTTAACATCAGTGGAGAGACTAACCTATTTGAAGAAGCGAGCCTTGCAAAATTAGTTGTCACTTATTTATCCCTTACTACATATAAACAGAGATGTAGGTCTTGAGACTTGAGTCTTGGCATGTCTTAAGACTCATTTTTAACTGTCTTGGTCTTGAAGCTTGGAGTTTTTTGTAACTATAGTATGTGgctaataaaaatacaaacgaAAACAACATGCATGTCTGTAATATGTGTGCTATTCTCAATTTACAATGTGATGGTCTTGCATCATTTTTTAACagtacattttgtttttaacaatgaaAGAAACCTGTTAGTTTTCTAATAACATAACTATATTATACATgtgtaattacattttattatagaaTAATTTCTATAATTGGAAAAATGATACATCAGCTAAAGGCctaataatatacatacataattgACCATGAAATAAACCGGTCATGGTCAAATACATTTTTGACCATGACtagttttcaaaaagttttttttgaaaactaggGAAAGCCACCCCTCATTTAGACAACACCACTCTTGTTtgtgttaaataatttgtgaaTTGGAATATTCATTTAACCTCAGTTGTTTATACAACAatgatttttagattttaactatttacagcagcaaggaaaaaaaatttgtagtaaCACTAGATATAATGTAGTAACAATAGATATGGATTActctaactattttaattatatttttagcttcaaatgaaaataaatcatcaaaacattaaaaaacttaaaaagaaaacaagctTGAAATTGACCATGACCGGTTTATTTCATGGTcaattatgtatgtatattattagGCCTTTAGCTGATGTATCATTTTTCCAATTATAGAAATTAttctataataaaatgtaattacacATGTATAATATAGTTATGTTATTAGAAAACTAACAGGTTTCTttcattgttaaaaacaaaatgtactGTTAAAAAATGATGCAAGACCATCACATTGTAAAGTCTCTTGGTAGCTAGAGAAAGTCTCTTAATAGatggaagttttaaaaaagttttgggaaaagaaaaaaagaaattcacaaaaaaacaaactagattTAAGATTTTAGCTCTTTAAAATTAAACGTTGATCTaagataaaattaagtttaaatagaaaaaatactatACAACTGTAACACTGCTAACTATCACATTTAAAAACTGACACATTTAAAccagaaatattttaataatatagaaatagtaatttaaaattaatttgtagtAAGATTGggtttaaaacttaaagaacagttttttatatttttagttttaggagGGATTTTTAGTTTTCCTTgagcattaaaaaagttaaataaaaatagtttttttgttaaatttcaaaaaatatcgtAACTATATTTAGGTTTttactttcttaaaaaatttaactatagaTTCATAACTCTTTCTTTTAaccctttttttaaactaaataaaaagatgATTTAAACCATaagttgttattgttattagttatCTCTGTTGGCTGCAAAATCACAACGACGaggattaacatttttttatttaaaaccccTATGACTTTACATCatgaacttttaaaacaatgctGCTGCGCGATGAGTAGGTATGTTCAATACTCTTTGTTTAAAGggctttttttctatatatgaggaacacaatatttttttttattctattattttagactattatattattcaaatattttagacaTAAATTCTTCGTCCATGTCTAAATTACTTTGATAGACTcttgaaaagttggtttttaaaacataatttaatgaataaaatctCGAGACATTCAATGGTGAATTCGTCTTTAtccaaaaaactttgaaatctGCCTTCATccgaaaaaattaaatgtatgttcactttaatgttttttgaatcaaaatattagaatgtaaaaataaaaagtgtagaAATGGCATAgtagagattaaaaaaaaaaaaagcgtagaAATGGCATAatggagataaaaaaaaaatgctaaaatcaattaaaagttttttcctgaaaatattttttatagaaattaagcCCCAGATGATGACATTATTAGCAAAATAACTTAACATTTTACCCAAACGTTCCTCAAACTAGCTCCCAATAACCAAACTAGTTCCCAATAACTGAACATGATTATTAGCAGTTGTTCTTAGTTTTATTTGCAATTAGATTAACTTATATAGAAATACTATTTTACATTGTTTTCATGTAAATGTACTAGTTggtaataggaaaaaaaaagaaaaattaaaatataattattgctAAAGAAACAAATGAAAAGAAAGAACATAAACCAcaaaatatatcattataaattaaaactgtatactaaaataaataaagctgTATACTTATTTCCTTCATCCAACAAAGCTTCAACTGAACATGGAGTCAAGTCATACTTAAACTTCTGATGGTCTATTTTGTTTTCCGAAAAGCTATTCAAAATTTCATTGGTGGTTTTAATATATTGCTGAGCAAATAACtcctaaaaaaaattcagataattCAAATTGTAACTAAAAATTGTTACCTGCTATTTTTAAGCTACCTGCTATTTTAAAACAGTCTTAAAGTTGTTTGAGAATAAAAACTGCTTCTAAAAAGAAtgtgaagttttttaaattctttatttcttatttaaaaaaattcattttgaatatttaaaaattaaatcattattttgttttagtctGAAAACTATATCAAAGTTCTGTTGTATTCTGTAAACTTTATCATAAACCTGTTCTATTctgtaaattatataattattttgctatacaaaattttcaacttctgataattttttatatttgtttacttACCAATGGagctaagaatttttttttaagtactttgCATAACGCaactttttatctaataatttttttattttatggtactataaaaaagttgaattaatttttttgcaaccaGATGCCTTTCCTGGCATCAATctgttttgtattatatattagtacttttgtattattatgtgttttttattgtaatactACTATTAGTAGATTTATTATCCAAAGTTAAAAAAGCTCCTCCTACcctaaacaacataaaaattgatgattttatatcATGAGTTTTCCTTCTTATAAGTAAGTTGCTTTCATCATCACAAAGGAGTTTTAATTACCCTAAGGATCAGCATAACATCATCACTACGACAATGTATCATGAATAGGATGatgtatacaaatttaaatgccATTTAAAACTTTGACTTCATCAAAGACGACattgatattcaaaaaaaaattaaaaaaaaatcagttataaacataacaaatttataacaaacaCAACAAACAAACTTCATTTTAAGTGATTTCTTAATTTCTCAATTTTGCTAGTTGCTggtttttccattttattgTGAATCCATTTGGTATCAAcgacattaaaataatttttttgagaatagagtattttcataattattttatctggATAAATTGTCACAGGAGAAAAGGGTGGAGGAAGAAAAAAGAGATTAAATTTTAAGAGCACAGAAACAAAGTTTCTTTGGAAccaaagttaaatgtttttaaaaacccccttttttaaaaaaacaacataaaaaccTGTTGAGATCTGCTCGGAAATCcattattaaaaaccttaaaaccATTTTCATGATGACTTTTGTATTCGTACATCCACTCACAAAAGTGATTACCAAAGTCAAAtcctctaaaataaaaaattaaaaagtcttGAACTCATAAAACCTCATCTTGTTTTAgagattattatatataatatgtgatttttattatttttgttatttataattcatcaattcaaatttattactttgaaattaacacaaaaaaaatttgataaagaaacTTTCAGCTCTATCAGTtgttttctactttttctgttttgttattttttattacctgTTACTGTCTAACAAATAATCTAGATCCAAGATCTAGTCCACCcctttcaaatataaaaatataaaacaaaaatactgttgatataaaatcttgattttttatttattgctaaagatatatttagtttttttattaaccacACAACAAAACAGAATTTATCTGTTTGATTAATGAAATGATTTTAGctttatatgcaaaaaaataaagatgaacaTCAACACAACACAAAGATGAACAACATAAAACAACACAAAGATGAACATCAAGACAACACAAAGATGAAAATCAACACAacgtaaaaatgaaaaacaacacaacgtaaaaatgaaaaacaacacAACACAAAGATGAACAACATAAACTAACAACAAAGTGTATAATATGTTTAAGATTAACAGTTGTCAATTAATTTGCGATTTggacatatttgaaaaaaaaagtctctaatTAAAATTAGGCTGAACTTGAAGTGTAGCTGTATGATTTTTCCTACTATTTTGCACACACTAATAAAACCAGCATAAAATAACACacattaatttgattttaaatgattttttagcaactttttctcttttaaaccagcaataaaataaaacttacacaGCAAGTACAAAACATAtgtataacataaaataaattatatttatattacattaaaattatttctttaaaaaagtagaCTGCATATGCTCAAGAAAATATGCACAAAAACAATCAAAAGCAATGCATACATTCTATTTTTACATActatataaaacttaatgtaCAGTTTTATGCTTTGCTTAATTAATCTACACTTAGTCTatgtcaatttttatataaaaaaagtaaataattaaccTGTAATTGAAACTGCTGTAATCATAGTCAACAATTTTGACATCTGTGTTGACATCTCCAGTATTGATGTATAAAATATTACctgaaaaataaacaatgaaacaaaatttagaaTTGAGAAACATAATTACAAATAGTTTCGAGTTgagttaaaacttaaatatgacAAACATTTGAAAACCTTCTTGTAAATCATTATGACTAAAGACAACTGGAGAGTTCAAGTCTGTAAGCATTTTCCTAAAAATatacagaaaaatataataaaatataaatataattatttaagtgtTTAATGTTTACTAACAGCAATTTAGTATATACTTATTAATGCTATGATATTTGACATAAGTCATCCACTTTATGCTTTGGTATCATAACTATACTCTTCAATAATTTTCCTAGTAATTCGCAACTTGACTTGTGATTACTTAGCAACCCTTAAATTAAGATTGTTTTGTTTCATTTGTGGACTTGTTGGTTACACATTCTTAACTAACAATATATAGCtacaaaaattaactttgtttaaacaaatgttaaatGTGAGTTTaactgtaataataataataattaaagaataataataaataaagataaaaaaaaaatgcacaagGATGAAaagaaattcaataaaaaaatttcaacttgtagtgtattaacaaaaaaaattgcattaaagtGCATTAAAAAGactattaaaaacaacaataaactgTCAAACTGTTACAACTGATAACAACAGCTTACCGTAGCCATTTATATTCAAGATGaacatttatcttctttttcagtttttcaaatCTTTCCTGCTTTGTTTCTTCTTCAAATGTTATCTCTGAGCAAATTTCgataaatcttaaataaaaatatgtcattttatattttataaagtatttggAAGACATTAATCAAGGACATTTACTAAGATTTGCAAGGaacaatttattaattcttttaaggGTAATTATTTAGCCATATCCTAACCAAATCTCGTCtgctttgtttctttttcaaatgttaTCTGAGCAAACTtcaataaatcttaaataaaaatctgtcATTTATACTTTATCAGACTATTTGGAAGACAATTTATCAAGGATATTTAGTATGCTTTTCAATATGATAAATTTTCGTTATTTATTGATACTttcatttatttctaaaatcaGTTCATATTTAACTTATTCAACATTTAAAAGAACATAACCAAGTGCCTAGTCGAGAAAAAAGAATATGACCTAGTCTAATCTAGAAAAAAGAACATAACCAAGTCTAGTTTGGAAAAAAACATAACCTATTCTAATCTAGAAAAAAGAACATAACCTAGCCTAATTTGGTAAAAAGAACATAACCTAgacttaaataacaaaatataattttttatgatacttttagaaaacattttttaatatagtagcCTTATTCAACAAGGTTTTGTATCAAAGTTGTAAAATTGAGAGGGattaaactataaacaaaaattaaaaaagaagaaaaagaaaaaaaatcaacctCCTCAATTATAGTGGGCCCTTGAGCCTTATGGTAGCAAATATTGCTAGGGTAGGTAAAGGGTTAGGGTAGGTAGGTAAGGTGGTAGTGAGCTAGAAACTTAACTCACAATGAAGAGGTTTGATATTTAAATCTAACTGTAGTCTTGAAAAGCATTGTGCTCAACCTGTTTCTTTGCACAGCTTTTTTAacaaggtttgtgtttctgaATTAGACAATTTTATTATCAACTCATATGCAATGGAAATTGTTACAGGTGCCTTGCTGTTGTATTTGACATTGACTTTTGCTGTTGTACTTGACTTATTGTCAAATACAACAGCCTTGCTGTTGTATTGGACAATAAGTAATTATGGTAACCAGACATACAaagcataaacataaaaactttattcaaaaatattaattatataaaaaaatatacatataaaatacatgatattattttttcataactaaactaaaacatttatattattaataataacaagatTTTAACCACAAGTCAAGTAAACATTTGGAGTTTTATGATATAATTAAGCGAATAGGAGTTGAGatttatatactattattattatatactattattattttaagataatattttaaaacaactttcaacaataaaaaaaattacttttcaatattttcccAGAGAAATGTTGGTTCTTTACTCAATGGTAGGTTTATAGAATGAAACTCAGCAAGCCTCTTAGCTATTAATGTTGAAATCATAGGATCAGCTAGCTCTGTTGTAAACAAGTCCCGAAACTaagaatttaagaaaatatatttaatgtgtgtgtgtctatatatatatatatatatatatatatatatatatatatatatatatatatatatatatatatatatatatatatatatatatatatatatatatatatatatatatatatatatatatatatatatatatatatatatatatatatatgtatgtatatatatatgtatatatatatatatatatatatatatatatatatatgtatgtatgtatgtatgtatgtatgtatgtatgtatgtatgtatgtatgtatgtatgtatgtatgtatgtatgtatgtatgtatgtatgtataaaattacctttttcatattgatatttaaatttataatttaaaagctaaaacaaaatatggGTAGTACTAATCCACCAAAAATGATGCCAGAATTATAGtcagaattatttatttttgaataaaattaaattatatttcaacaaTGATTGTGTTTATCTAAATTCAAGTTTCCCTAACTATCAATcaatagcataaaaaaattatttcaaattttgttttttcaatatcaagtgttgatatatttttaagttatgtaaatattaaacataaagttaaaatacttgagttttaaattttcagtcCTTAAAATAATTAGCCTTTAAAATTCACATTATGTGGATTTGCAGAATCAGAATTAGTATTACCCAAGAAAAGGTTGAAATATAATGCTAATATACCAAAACAGTCcaaatagcattttttaaacttcacttttatgaattgataaaataaaaaacgtcCATATAAATTCCATATAAAACATCcatataaattgataaaataaaaacatactggTATAAACTCTTCTATTCTTCCAGAGTTAAAGACACCAAAGGTTTTTGGACCTATTCCACGCTCAGAGAGCAAAGTAAAAATAACCCCCTCATAAAATCGTTGTTTCTGATCCACAATATCTCCATATATTCTCAGAAGAACTTTCCTTGGCTCATGTGATTTAAAATGAACATCATCAACAACTTCGCACACATACATATAGTTTGTTAAACCACcactaaacaatatttttaaattattagatactactttatattctttaatttttcaaaaaaactgcagaaaaatatttacttaaatataaatattaaatataaatattaaatatactgcagaaaaatatttacttgagaATATTGACAGTAAACTTTTCTGGTTTACACAAAGCCCAAGCTCCGGCAAGACATTTAGAGcaatatttatatgcaattgAAATAATATCAGCATCTTCGCATTTAGTTAAACGGATTAAGTCGCCTGCTCTCTCCAAACTTTTATCTTCAACATCTCCTTTCAGTTCAGAAAGACTGACCACAGAAGAAGATCTTGAACGTGTCATCTTGTTAATAGTTTACAAACTTTAAtcatgtaaaattttttgtttattttgaaacaaagaGAGTATAGTaaagtgtaaataaaacaaaaaaaattgttaaacatatgttaaataatgtaatatatatatatatatatatatatatatatatatatatatatacatatatatatatacatatatatatatatatatatatatatatatatatatatatatatatatatatatatatatatatatatatacatatatatatatatacatatatatatatatatatatatatatatatatatatatatatatatatatatatatatatatatatatatatatatatgggtgcCAATTAAAGCAACTTCTTTTGAAAACCTCATTACTCTTGCCACCTAATTGTTTTCTTTGAAAGTATTtaatgttgggtctcaaaagagacaaaaaaaattttaaataatcataattttctttaaaaaaattattattttagattttacagTGCAGAAAATGacatttaactaaaaaagtgaaaaaagtgcattttaaatgaatatttaataatttttctttctttttctataactttGCTTTTTTTGAGATCCAACATGGtatacttttaaagaactttttttttgaaaatattagggacccacaAAATGTTGAAGGGACCCACAAAATGTTGAGCaactcttaaattattttttcataacttaatttttgatattcagTATTACATTGAACACAATTAGGGGTATGAGTAAACATATTCAAAGTTTTGATTAGCACccaaatatatatgtttgtaaatGATTATTTATGTGGTAACTACAAAATACAAAGTGGGCCAAAAGTCACTGAAccatttcaattttaaataacatttttattttaacagttaTATACATGAAATTTTAGTATCATAAAGTCAAGGCGATGGAAATTGATTTTCTatcacaaatttaattttattcttatcaCAAATTTACTTTTAGTAAGCTTTAGAAACTTTATCGCTAAGTGTGAAAAATAACAT encodes:
- the LOC100215955 gene encoding choline kinase alpha isoform X2 translates to MTRSRSSSVVSLSELKGDVEDKSLERAGDLIRLTKCEDADIISIAYKYCSKCLAGAWALCKPEKFTVNILNGGLTNYMYVCEVVDDVHFKSHEPRKVLLRIYGDIVDQKQRFYEGVIFTLLSERGIGPKTFGVFNSGRIEEFIPFRDLFTTELADPMISTLIAKRLAEFHSINLPLSKEPTFLWENIEKFIEICSEITFEEETKQERFEKLKKKINVHLEYKWLRKMLTDLNSPVVFSHNDLQEGNILYINTGDVNTDVKIVDYDYSSFNYRGFDFGNHFCEWMYEYKSHHENGFKVFNNGFPSRSQQELFAQQYIKTTNEILNSFSENKIDHQKFKYDLTPCSVEALLDEGNKFALASHFFWLLWSVIQARLSKIHFGYLEYAEVRLEAYITHKKQLGF